A genome region from Gadus macrocephalus chromosome 15, ASM3116895v1 includes the following:
- the LOC132473321 gene encoding uncharacterized protein LOC132473321 has protein sequence MARALKYSWTAAVYITAPSADTKGQNVISTITLNAMPRLNTEVCRGAFRKQEEKTGGKKATDKTEDQELEPGNLEDYVVLKDTIQAAAWCQLQSFKDSVSLPEVIGMEGWEQMAASTQRKSHDGGDEEETWKPFQFSFRLHTDYELFCVEMMDRRNLKVFASFESNTSPPPRPPPRDACATRLQCSLMMQHNGGAWQLWRR, from the exons ATGGCGAGAGCCCTGAAATACAGCTGGACAGCAGCGGTCTACATCACTGCCCCTTCTGCAGATACAAAGGGTCAAAATGTGATATCGACCATCACATTAAATGCCATGCCTCGGTTAAATACAGAG GTCTGCAGAGGAGCTTTCAGGAAGCAGGAAGAGAAGACGGGAGGAAAAAAAGCTACAG ACAAAACTGAAGACCAGGAACTGGAACCTGGGAACCTg GAAGATTATGTTGTCCTGAAGGACACAATTCAGGCAGCAGCATGGTGCCAGTTACAGTCCTTCAAGGACAGCGTTTCTCTCCCAGAGGTCATTGGGATGGAAGGTTGGGAGCAGATGGCAGCATCAACACAGCGCAAATCCCATGACGGCGGGGATGAGGAAGAAACGTGGAAACCATTCCAATTCTCATTCAGATTACATACTGACTATGAACTGTTCTGTGTGGAGATGATGGACAGGAGAAACCTGAAGGTGTTTGCCTCTTTTGAGTcaaacacctctccccctccccgtccccctccccgtgaTGCCTGCGCCACACGACTCCAATGTAGTCTGATGATGCAGCATAATGGCGGCGCTTGGCAGCTATGGCGGCGGTGA
- the mrpl57 gene encoding large ribosomal subunit protein mL63, whose translation MFLTMALLRKGIPGKQWIGKYRRPRAITWQMKRNMVNQLEREAENEYWISRPYMTAEQEFCHAAERRAQSWLKIKESRFSKFPEHKYIADHLSHLNTTKTWSS comes from the coding sequence ATGTTTCTCACCATGGCGCTACTGAGGAAAGGGATCCCCGGGAAGCAGTGGATCGGAAAGTACCGCCGACCGAGGGCCATCACCTGGCAGATGAAGCGCAACATGGTGAACCAGCTGGAGCGCGAGGCGGAGAACGAGTACTGGATCAGCCGGCCCTACATGACCGCTGAGCAGGAGTTCTGCCACGCAGCAGAGCGCAGAGCCCAGAGCTGGCTCAAAATTAAGGAGAGCAGATTCTCCAAGTTTCCTGAACACAAATACATTGCAGATCACCTCAGccacctcaacaccaccaaaACGTGGTCAAGTTAA
- the LOC132473676 gene encoding LOW QUALITY PROTEIN: putative nuclease HARBI1 (The sequence of the model RefSeq protein was modified relative to this genomic sequence to represent the inferred CDS: inserted 1 base in 1 codon) translates to MYNQDEFINRFRLPKEAILRLTDDLSDSLGPTTARSHSIPALLQVCTAVRFYATGSFLNTVGDTLGLSKASXVVHRVSSTLSDKLPKFPTQPAELNSIKRGFFNVARFPNVIGAIDGTHVRIQAPSDHEHLFVNRKGYHSLNIQAVCDSNLKFLNCVARWPGSCHDSRVLQNSQLYQAFEDGIIDGILLGDSGYPLKPWLLTSFLNPTTPAQRNYNAAHCSTQNTVERAFGVLKRRFHCLHGELRMIPQRVCNIVCSAVVLHNIAR, encoded by the exons ATGTATAACCAAGATGAATTTATCAATCGGTTTCGTTTGCCCAAAGAAGCCATCCTTAGGCTGACCGATGACTTGTCAGACTCACTGGGGCCTACAACAGCAAGGAGTCACAGCATTCCAGCTCTGCTACAGGTTTGCACTGCAGTAAGATTTTATGCAACAGGCAGTTTTTTAAATACTGTTGGTGATACTCTGGGTTTAAGCAAAGCCT GAGTGGTGCACAGGGTGTCAAGTACCCTCTCAGATAAGCTTCCAAAATTCCCAACACAACCTGCAGAGTTGAACAGCATTAAGAGGGGATTCTTCAATGTTGCAAGGTTCCCCAACGTAATAGGGGCCATTGACGGGACACATGTCCGAATCCAGGCACCATCGGACCATGAACATTTGTTTGTGAACAGGAAGGGATATCACAGCCTCAACATTCAAGCTGTTTGCGATTCAAACCTAAAGTTTCTTAATTGTGTGGCCCGCTGGCCTGGATCGTGTCATGATTCGAGAGTCCTACAAAATTCTCAGCTTTACCAGGCATTCGAGGATGGCATTATTGATGGAATCTTGTTGGGTGATTCTGGATACCCGCTGAAGCCATGGCTCCTTACTTCCTTCTTGAATCCTACCACACCAGCACAGAGGAATTACAATGCAGCTCACTGTTCTACTCAAAACACAGTTGAGAGGGCATTTGGGGTTCTCAAAAGGCGGTTCCACTGTCTCCATGGGGAACTGAGGATGATACCTCAGAGAGTGTGCAACATTGTCTGTTCGGCTGTTGTTCTACACAACATTGCAAGGTAG